A stretch of Pogona vitticeps strain Pit_001003342236 chromosome 5, PviZW2.1, whole genome shotgun sequence DNA encodes these proteins:
- the PCDH7 gene encoding protocadherin-7 isoform X9, with amino-acid sequence MWKMRTLLGFVHGCYCCCCFLLLLPPPLWVSLAAAKQMLRYRLAEEGPADIRIGNVASDLGKVTGSGEVTFSLESGSDYLKIDNMTGELSTTERRIDREKLPQCQMIFDENECFLDFEVSMIGPSQSWVDLFEGRVIILDINDNTPTFPSPVLTLTVEENRPVGTLYLLPTATDRDFGRNGIERYELLQEPGSEGGRRGGGGSSSSAASDSALYPGGSKRRQEADSAARSSVFELQVADTPDGQKQPQLIVKGALDREQRDSYELSLRVRDGGDPPRSSQAILRVLITDVNDNSPRFEKSVYEADLAENSSPGTLILQLRAADSDVGVNGQIEYVFGAATESVRRLLRLDESSGWLSVLHRIDREEVNQLRFTVMARDRGQPPKTDKATVVLNIRDENDNVPTIDIRKIGRIPLRDGVATVAEDVLVDTPIALVQVSDRDQGENGVVTCTVVGDVPFQLKPASEGEGEPQNKRKYFLHTSAPLDYEAVRDYNVVIVAVDSGSPSLSSNNSLLVRVADTNDNPPVFGQAVLEVSFPENNAPGERVATVLATDADSGKNAEIAYSLEPSPLSADSPSGLFTIDPDSGDVRVQAVLDREQRDTYEFQVTARDKGVPSLQGSTTVVVRVADRNDNEPRFMQDVFTFYVKENLQPNSPVGMVTVMDADKGRNAQLSLAIQPSESAGPGGGGSPSIFSIENDTGTIYSTVSFDRELQTSYTFRVKAVDGGEPARSATATVSLFVMDENDNAPVVTAPGNSSYTVLPPSSGLRSVVTTVQARDADAGQNAELSFSLVGGNPFKLFEIDPSSGVVSLVGKLAPKHYGLHRLVVQVNDSGQPPQATTALLHVFVNESLANATLVESQVARSLHTPLAQDIAGDPSYELSKQRLSIVVGVVAGIMTVVLLILVVVLARYCRSKGKHGGYEAGKKDHEDFFTPQQHEKAKKPKKDKKGKKAGKQPLYSSIVTVEASKPNGQRYDGVNEKLSADSPSMSRYRSVNGGPGSPDLARHYKSSSPLPTVQLHPQSPTAGKKHQAVQELPPANTFVGAGDNISIGSDHCSEYSCQASSKYSKQTLIHSLTGGWLGRNYTTQVCYITPFDV; translated from the coding sequence ATGTGGAAGATGCGGACGCTCCTGGGCTTTGTGCAcggctgctactgctgctgctgcttcttgctCCTGTTGCCGCCGCCGCTTTGGGTCAGCCTGGCGGCGGCGAAGCAAATGCTGCGCTACCGGCTGGCCGAGGAAGGACCGGCCGACATCCGCATCGGCAACGTGGCTTCGGATCTGGGCAAAGTGACGGGCTCCGGCGAGGTGACGTTCAGCCTGGAGTCCGGCTCCGACTACCTGAAGATCGACAACATGACGGGCGAGCTGAGCACCACCGAGCGGCGCATCGACCGCGAGAAGCTGCCGCAGTGCCAGATGATCTTCGACGAGAACGAGTGCTTCTTGGACTTCGAGGTGTCGATGATCGGACCCTCGCAGAGCTGGGTGGACCTCTTTGAGGGCCGGGTCATCATCCTAGACATCAACGACAACACCCCCACCTTCCCCTCCCCCGTCCTCACCCTCACCGTGGAGGAGAATCGCCCCGTGGGAACCCTCTACCTGCTCCCCACAGCCACCGACCGGGACTTCGGACGCAACGGCATCGAGCGCTACGAGCTGCTCCAGGAGCCCGGCAGCGAGGGCGGCAGGCGGGGCGGGGGAGGAAGCTCGTCTTCCGCCGCCTCCGACAGCGCCCTCTACCCCGGAGGCAGCAAGAGGAGGCAGGAGGCCGACAGCGCGGCCCGGAGCAGCGTCTTCGAGCTGCAAGTGGCCGATACCCCCGATGGGCAGAAACAGCCTCAGCTGATCGTCAAAGGGGCGCTGGATCGCGAGCAGCGCGACTCCTATGAGCTGAGCCTACGGGTCCGGGACGGGGGAGACCCGCCGCGCTCCTCGCAGGCCATCCTCCGCGTCCTGATCACCGACGTGAACGACAACAGCCCCCGCTTCGAGAAAAGCGTCTATGAGGCGGACCTGGCCGAGAACAGCAGCCCCGGCACCCTAATCCTGCAACTGAGGGCGGCCGACTCGGACGTCGGCGTGAACGGGCAGATCGAGTATGTCTTTGGGGCAGCCACGGAGTCGGTGAGGCGCTTGCTGCGCCTGGACGAATCCTCGGGCTGGCTCAGCGTCCTGCACCGCATCGATCGCGAGGAGGTGAACCAGCTCCGCTTCACCGTCATGGCCCGGGATCGCGGGCAGCCGCCCAAGACGGACAAGGCCACGGTGGTCCTCAACATCCGCGACGAGAACGACAACGTGCCCACGATCGACATCCGCAAGATCGGGCGCATCCCGTTGCGCGACGGCGTGGCCACTGTGGCTGAGGACGTGCTGGTGGACACTCCGATCGCCCTGGTGCAGGTCTCCGACCGGGACCAGGGGGAAAACGGGGTCGTGACTTGCACGGTGGTGGGGGACGTGCCCTTTCAACTCAAGCCGGCCAGCGAGGGCGAAGGCGAGCCCCAGAACAAGCGCAAGTACTTCCTCCACACCTCCGCGCCTCTCGACTACGAGGCCGTGCGCGACTACAACGTGGTGATCGTGGCCGTCGACTCGGGCAGCCCCAGCCTGTCCAGCAACAACTCCCTACTGGTGCGGGTGGCGGACACGAACGACAACCCGCCGGTCTTTGGCCAGGCTGTGCTCGAGGTCTCCTTCCCGGAGAACAACGCGCCGGGCGAGCGGGTGGCCACGGTGCTGGCCACGGACGCGGACAGCGGCAAGAACGCCGAGATCGCCTATTCCCTGGAGCCCTCGCCGCTCTCGGCCGACTCCCCTAGCGGACTCTTCACCATCGACCCGGACTCGGGAGACGTGCGGGTCCAGGCGGTGCTGGACCGCGAGCAGCGGGACACCTACGAGTTCCAGGTGACGGCCCGGGACAAAGGGGTGCCCTCCCTGCAGGGCTCCACCACGGTGGTGGTGCGGGTGGCCGACCGCAACGACAACGAGCCGCGCTTCATGCAGGACGTCTTCACCTTCTACGTCAAGGAGAACCTGCAGCCCAACAGCCCCGTGGGCATGGTGACCGTGATGGACGCCGACAAGGGGCGCAACGCCCAGCTCAGCCTGGCCATCCAGCCCAGCGAGTCGGCcgggcccggcggcggcggctcgcCCAGCATCTTCTCCATCGAGAACGACACCGGCACCATCTACTCCACCGTCTCCTTCGACCGGGAGCTGCAGACCAGCTACACGTTCCGGGTGAAGGCGGTGGACGGCGGCGAGCCGGCGCGCTCGGCCACGGCCACCGTCTCGCTCTTCGTCATGGACGAGAACGACAACGCGCCGGTGGTGACGGCGCCGGGCAACAGCTCGTACACGGTCCTGCCGCCGTCCAGCGGGCTCCGCTCGGTGGTCACCACCGTGCAGGCCcgcgacgccgacgccgggcagAACGCGGAGCTGAGCTTCAGCCTGGTGGGCGGCAACCCCTTCAAGCTCTTCGAGATCGACCCGTCGAGCGGGGTGGTGTCGCTGGTGGGCAAGCTGGCGCCCAAGCACTACGGCCTCCACCGCCTGGTGGTGCAGGTCAACGACAGCGGGCAGCCGCCGCAGGCCACCACCGCCCTGCTCCACGTCTTCGTCAACGAGAGCCTGGCCAACGCCACCCTGGTGGAGAGCCAGGTGGCGCGCAGCCTGCACACCCCGCTGGCCCAGGACATCGCCGGCGACCCCAGCTACGAGCTCAGCAAGCAGCGCCTCAGCATCGTGGTGGGCGTGGTGGCCGGCATCATGACCGTCGTCCTACTCATCCTGGTGGTGGTCCTGGCCCGCTACTGCCGCTCCAAGGGCAAGCACGGCGGCTACGAGGCCGGCAAGAAGGACCACGAGGACTTCTTCACGCCCCAGCAGCACGAGAAGGCCAAGAAGCCCAAGAAGGACAAGAAGGGCAAGAAGGCCGGCAAGCAGCCCCTCTACAGCAGCATCGTCACCGTCGAGGCGTCCAAGCCCAACGGGCAGCGCTACGACGGCGTCAACGAGAAGCTCTCCGCCGACAGCCCCAGCATGAGCCGCTACCGCTCCGTCAACGGAGGGCCGGGCAGCCCGGACCTGGCCAGGCATTACAAATCGAGCTCGCCCTTGCCCACCGTCCAGCTCCACCCGCAGTCCCCCACCGCCGGGAAAAAACACCAGGCCGTGCAGGAACTGCCCCCGGCCAACACCTTTGTGGGCGCGGGGGACAACATCTCCATCGGGTCGGACCACTGCTCCGAGTACAGCTGTCAAGCCAGCAGCAAGTACAGCAAGCAG